One region of Polynucleobacter sp. MWH-Aus1W21 genomic DNA includes:
- a CDS encoding aspartate aminotransferase family protein, with amino-acid sequence MTAQNKTTSGVDMSAYWLPFTPNRYFQHHPKIMQSAKGAYYFDDQGRKLFDGLSGLWCSPLGHADPRIGAAIQKQFETMDYCPAFQMASETTFSLAKRIAKMAPNGLDKVFFTNSGSEAVDTSLKIAIGYHRVMGNASRIRLIGRDRAYHGVGIAGISVGGMVANRKMFASMMIPGVDHLPHTLNLSQMAFSRGQPKWGAHLAEELEKIVALHDANTIAAVIMEPVQGSTGVIVPPDGYLQKIREICTKHGILLIFDEVITGFGRLGANFGADRFGVTPDMITFAKGITNGVIPMGGVIVRGDIYDNIIANGGQEQAIEFFHGYTYSGHPIPAAAGHAVLDIFESDDLVNRAKALEPVLENGLHALKGRAGILDIRNFGLSGAVELDPVPGKPGLRSMKVLEACIERGALVRVAGDAIAVGPPFISKPEEVEFLCSVLGDAIDVAMKLNA; translated from the coding sequence ATGACAGCGCAGAACAAGACCACCAGTGGTGTTGATATGTCAGCCTATTGGCTACCGTTCACTCCTAACCGATATTTCCAGCATCACCCGAAGATCATGCAATCTGCAAAAGGAGCTTACTACTTTGATGATCAGGGACGTAAGCTGTTTGATGGTCTATCTGGGCTTTGGTGCTCCCCATTGGGGCATGCGGATCCACGAATTGGTGCAGCTATTCAGAAACAGTTTGAAACTATGGACTATTGCCCTGCGTTTCAGATGGCTAGCGAAACTACTTTTAGCTTGGCCAAGCGGATTGCCAAAATGGCGCCAAATGGATTGGATAAGGTCTTTTTTACAAACTCTGGTTCTGAGGCGGTCGATACTTCCTTGAAGATTGCAATTGGTTATCACCGCGTGATGGGTAATGCATCCCGCATCCGACTCATTGGACGAGATCGCGCTTATCACGGAGTTGGAATTGCGGGCATCTCTGTGGGCGGCATGGTTGCCAATCGCAAAATGTTTGCCAGCATGATGATTCCCGGAGTGGACCATTTGCCACACACGCTCAATCTCTCACAGATGGCTTTTTCCAGAGGGCAACCAAAGTGGGGAGCCCATTTGGCAGAGGAATTAGAAAAGATTGTGGCACTTCATGACGCCAATACGATTGCTGCCGTCATTATGGAGCCCGTCCAAGGATCTACTGGGGTAATCGTGCCACCAGATGGGTATTTGCAAAAGATTCGCGAGATCTGTACTAAGCATGGCATTTTGCTAATTTTTGATGAGGTCATCACTGGCTTTGGTCGCTTGGGTGCAAACTTTGGCGCTGATCGCTTTGGGGTTACTCCCGACATGATTACGTTTGCCAAAGGAATTACCAACGGCGTCATTCCAATGGGTGGGGTGATCGTGCGTGGTGATATTTATGACAACATCATTGCCAATGGCGGCCAAGAACAAGCAATTGAATTCTTCCATGGCTATACCTATTCAGGTCATCCAATACCGGCAGCTGCGGGACATGCGGTGCTTGACATCTTTGAGTCAGATGATTTGGTGAATCGAGCCAAAGCACTTGAGCCCGTTCTAGAGAACGGATTGCATGCCTTAAAGGGTAGAGCAGGGATTTTGGATATTCGTAACTTTGGGTTATCGGGTGCCGTTGAGCTTGATCCTGTTCCTGGTAAGCCGGGCCTTCGCTCAATGAAAGTCCTCGAGGCTTGTATCGAAAGAGGCGCGCTAGTGCGTGTAGCAGGCGATGCAATTGCAGTGGGCCCACCATTTATTTCAAAACCTGAAGAGGTCGAATTTTTATGTAGCGTATTGGGTGATGCTATTGACGTCGCAATGAAATTAAATGCATAA
- a CDS encoding tripartite tricarboxylate transporter substrate binding protein, with the protein MTILKSPLVYLCALLSLASSAFAAPDTDWPKKPIVAIVSFPAGGSTDIFARSVTAPLAEALGQSIVVENKPGAGGMIGLGSAAKAAPDGYTIHISALTNQSISSALFKNPPADLQKDFAPVALIGTIPHLIVINPTVPAKNLPELIAFIKSKKGDFNYASQGNGSLSHLESTLFMQRIGATGTHIPYKGSSFALPDLIAGNTLMMFDSVTASLPHIQSGKLRPIAIAAAERSPLMPNVPTLGQDGMKQFDVENFYAVYVPKGTAPAIIAKLEREIRKILTNPDFKARMATQGIHPQFANAEKLAEITIEEANKWTKVVKSANIKVD; encoded by the coding sequence ATGACTATTCTGAAATCCCCTCTTGTTTACCTTTGCGCCCTTCTGTCTCTGGCTAGCTCAGCTTTTGCTGCCCCAGACACCGATTGGCCTAAAAAACCGATTGTTGCAATAGTCTCTTTTCCAGCGGGTGGCTCCACCGATATTTTTGCGCGCAGCGTAACCGCCCCTTTAGCGGAAGCCCTTGGTCAATCTATTGTTGTCGAGAACAAACCTGGTGCTGGCGGGATGATTGGCTTGGGGTCTGCCGCCAAAGCCGCCCCCGATGGTTACACCATTCATATCAGCGCCTTGACCAATCAATCGATTTCATCAGCCTTATTTAAAAATCCACCAGCTGACTTGCAAAAGGATTTTGCGCCGGTAGCATTAATTGGAACAATTCCCCACTTAATTGTTATTAACCCAACCGTTCCCGCCAAGAATCTCCCAGAACTCATTGCATTCATTAAATCTAAAAAGGGGGACTTTAATTACGCATCCCAAGGAAATGGCAGCCTCTCGCACCTAGAGTCCACATTATTTATGCAGCGTATTGGCGCAACGGGTACACACATTCCATACAAGGGAAGTAGCTTCGCCTTGCCCGACTTAATCGCCGGTAACACTCTCATGATGTTTGATAGCGTGACGGCGTCGTTACCTCACATTCAGAGTGGAAAGCTTCGTCCAATTGCCATAGCTGCCGCGGAACGCTCACCTTTAATGCCTAATGTTCCAACATTGGGCCAGGATGGCATGAAGCAATTTGATGTAGAAAACTTCTACGCTGTATATGTACCCAAAGGCACCGCACCAGCAATCATTGCAAAATTAGAAAGAGAGATTCGCAAGATTTTGACTAATCCGGATTTCAAAGCACGCATGGCAACCCAAGGTATTCATCCGCAGTTTGCAAACGCTGAAAAATTAGCCGAAATTACTATTGAAGAAGCAAACAAATGGACGAAGGTAGTAAAGTCAGCGAATATTAAAGTTGATTAA
- a CDS encoding tripartite tricarboxylate transporter substrate binding protein → MKLHRLFACTVIAVAALIPSLGHAQSNYPNRPIRLIIPFTPGGVTDTSGRFIAEQLSLKLGQQVIVDNKPGASGNIGTQMVATAEPDGYTLLLGYAGTLSINPTLSDKIPFDSVKDFAPIGKIGDAVLILVANNDFAGKSLSDVIEISRKNPNGLSYGTSGTGGTPNIAGELFKQKTGANLVHIPYKGGGQALLDLLGGNIPLVYTAVAGANQYVSSGRIKAIAVSSAKRSASMPDVPTFIEGGVKDFVIDDWVGLLAPARTPKPIIMKLNQALNEILNSTEGKARLFAMGITPTPGTPEKFGEQIKGDLIRFAPIVKAANIKSE, encoded by the coding sequence ATGAAATTGCATCGTTTGTTTGCCTGTACCGTCATCGCAGTTGCGGCACTTATTCCATCGCTTGGACACGCGCAATCGAATTACCCCAATCGTCCCATCCGATTAATTATTCCGTTTACTCCGGGTGGAGTTACTGATACCTCAGGGCGATTTATCGCTGAGCAACTTTCGCTTAAGTTGGGGCAGCAAGTGATTGTGGATAACAAACCAGGCGCCTCGGGAAATATTGGCACTCAAATGGTTGCTACCGCTGAGCCTGATGGATACACCCTTTTATTGGGTTACGCTGGCACTCTGTCCATTAATCCAACGTTATCTGACAAAATTCCGTTTGATAGTGTGAAGGATTTTGCCCCAATAGGAAAAATCGGTGATGCCGTATTGATACTGGTTGCCAATAATGATTTTGCTGGCAAGAGCTTGTCTGATGTGATTGAGATATCTAGAAAAAATCCTAATGGATTGTCGTACGGAACATCGGGCACTGGGGGCACACCAAACATTGCGGGTGAATTATTTAAGCAAAAAACAGGTGCAAATTTAGTTCACATTCCTTACAAAGGTGGTGGCCAAGCATTGCTGGATTTATTGGGCGGCAATATTCCGTTGGTATACACAGCAGTAGCAGGTGCGAATCAGTATGTGAGCTCGGGACGCATTAAAGCCATTGCGGTATCAAGTGCAAAAAGAAGCGCAAGCATGCCTGACGTGCCAACCTTTATAGAGGGTGGCGTTAAAGATTTTGTTATCGACGATTGGGTTGGATTATTGGCTCCAGCAAGAACGCCAAAACCCATCATCATGAAACTGAATCAAGCGCTCAATGAGATCCTCAATTCAACGGAGGGTAAGGCTAGATTATTTGCGATGGGCATCACGCCAACTCCTGGAACGCCAGAAAAGTTTGGAGAGCAAATCAAGGGTGACTTAATCCGCTTTGCGCCTATCGTAAAGGCAGCGAATATCAAGTCTGAATAA
- a CDS encoding CidA/LrgA family protein: MISGLVQILLFQSLGELASKFLLPTLPGPVIGLVLLVLWLVLRKGINSDLAMVADGFSQYLGLLFVPAAVGVVLFLPQLQANALAIISALVGSVILTIASSAFVARLLSKKESHE, translated from the coding sequence ATGATCTCTGGCCTCGTACAAATCCTACTCTTTCAAAGTCTTGGCGAGCTTGCCTCAAAGTTTCTGCTACCAACACTACCCGGCCCAGTCATAGGGTTAGTCCTTCTGGTTTTGTGGCTTGTCTTACGCAAGGGCATTAATTCTGATCTTGCAATGGTTGCTGATGGATTTAGCCAGTACCTTGGTCTACTTTTTGTCCCAGCGGCGGTTGGCGTTGTGCTATTTCTACCCCAACTGCAAGCCAATGCGCTAGCCATTATTAGCGCTCTGGTTGGCAGCGTCATACTCACCATTGCTTCTAGCGCTTTTGTTGCACGCTTACTGAGCAAGAAAGAATCTCATGAGTGA
- the soxA gene encoding sulfur oxidation c-type cytochrome SoxA, with translation MKLVISICLSSVLIALASSFAYGASKDATAKQQSSYELMSAENKAMQDDPSLNPAMFWVGDGENLWQQKIGSQNKSCSSCHGNANKSMRGVAVQFPKVIKGQLQTLEGQINQCRTGAQGASPLAYESKDLLALTAFVAFQSKGMPISIRENPANAIFLKKGRQTFNERMGQLNLSCAQCHEDRAGLKLGGSLIPQGHPNAYPIYRLEWQTLGSVQRRLRNCMSGVRAQQFEYGSPEMAQLELFLMWRARGLPLESPGVRP, from the coding sequence GTGAAATTAGTTATATCAATTTGCCTTAGCAGTGTATTGATCGCTCTAGCTAGTTCATTTGCATACGGCGCATCTAAAGACGCCACAGCAAAGCAGCAGTCTAGTTATGAATTGATGTCTGCTGAAAATAAGGCGATGCAAGATGACCCATCTTTAAATCCTGCGATGTTCTGGGTGGGTGATGGCGAGAATCTTTGGCAACAAAAAATAGGCTCTCAGAATAAGTCTTGTAGTTCTTGTCATGGGAACGCCAATAAATCGATGCGTGGTGTTGCAGTTCAGTTTCCGAAGGTGATTAAAGGCCAATTACAGACCCTGGAAGGGCAAATAAATCAATGCCGTACTGGAGCGCAGGGCGCATCCCCATTAGCTTATGAGAGCAAAGACCTTCTGGCGCTAACAGCCTTCGTTGCTTTTCAATCTAAGGGTATGCCAATCTCCATTAGGGAGAATCCAGCAAATGCAATATTTTTGAAGAAGGGCCGCCAAACATTCAATGAGAGGATGGGGCAGCTGAATTTATCTTGCGCGCAATGCCATGAAGATAGGGCGGGCTTAAAGTTGGGTGGTAGCCTGATTCCGCAAGGACATCCTAATGCATACCCTATTTATCGTTTGGAATGGCAAACTCTAGGATCTGTTCAGCGTCGTCTTCGTAACTGTATGAGTGGCGTTAGGGCGCAGCAGTTTGAATACGGCTCACCAGAGATGGCGCAGCTCGAGTTATTTCTAATGTGGCGTGCTAGAGGCTTACCTCTGGAGTCTCCAGGGGTAAGGCCTTAA
- a CDS encoding SoxY-related AACIE arm protein: MKKIIHHQRRRLLKQVQGLGLLTLSACLIPLKAFAKKEDADEVIKKITGGASIKDGKVTLTIPPLVENGNLVVLKVGVDSPMTANDYVKAIHVIAEANPSPNIFTVYLTPRSGTANITTRVRLADSQTVWAIAQMSNGSFWRGSADTLVTLSACTEMV, translated from the coding sequence ATGAAGAAAATCATTCACCATCAACGACGACGTTTGTTAAAGCAAGTTCAAGGGCTTGGCCTACTAACCCTGAGCGCTTGCTTAATTCCTCTGAAGGCTTTTGCAAAAAAAGAAGATGCTGATGAGGTTATCAAAAAAATTACTGGCGGAGCGAGCATTAAAGACGGTAAGGTTACATTAACGATTCCCCCGTTAGTAGAAAATGGAAATTTAGTTGTTCTAAAGGTTGGCGTGGATAGTCCGATGACGGCTAACGACTATGTCAAGGCAATTCATGTCATTGCAGAGGCTAATCCATCACCCAACATCTTTACCGTTTACCTAACACCACGCTCAGGCACTGCAAACATAACGACCCGTGTACGTTTGGCTGACAGTCAGACGGTCTGGGCAATTGCGCAGATGAGTAATGGTAGCTTTTGGCGGGGGTCGGCAGATACCTTGGTAACTCTTTCTGCATGTACGGAGATGGTATGA
- a CDS encoding LrgB family protein encodes MSEKHSIVEIWVYLSGSPLFALFITLAAYQIGLAIYKATHQNPLANPVAIAILIVASMIQFIEMPYSTYFEGAQFIHFLLGSATVSLAIPIYRGLSSLKGRSIPLIASLCTGGLVSIISAVGIATLLGADSNITGAMYPKSVTAPIAMGIAERIGVSPTLTAIFAVSTGILGAILAPFVLNALGMKAWWQRGFAIGIGAHGIGTSRAFSIHPEAGTYASLAMGMNGVVSAVAIPVIYHLFNK; translated from the coding sequence ATGAGTGAAAAGCACTCCATAGTCGAGATTTGGGTCTACCTATCTGGTAGCCCGTTGTTTGCCTTATTTATCACCCTAGCTGCCTATCAAATTGGGCTAGCCATTTACAAAGCAACCCACCAGAATCCTCTAGCCAACCCCGTAGCGATTGCCATTCTGATTGTGGCGAGCATGATTCAGTTCATTGAAATGCCCTATTCGACCTATTTTGAGGGCGCCCAATTTATTCACTTCTTACTGGGTTCGGCGACTGTCTCTTTGGCGATACCCATTTATCGCGGCTTGAGTAGCTTAAAGGGTCGCTCGATTCCTTTAATTGCCTCGCTTTGCACCGGCGGCCTAGTGTCGATTATCAGCGCGGTTGGCATTGCTACTTTGCTTGGAGCTGACTCCAACATCACTGGAGCCATGTATCCCAAATCAGTGACCGCCCCCATTGCAATGGGCATTGCGGAGCGCATCGGAGTCTCACCCACCCTCACTGCAATCTTTGCTGTTAGCACCGGCATACTGGGGGCCATCTTGGCGCCTTTTGTTCTCAATGCATTGGGTATGAAAGCCTGGTGGCAAAGAGGCTTCGCTATTGGGATTGGGGCACATGGCATTGGAACTTCACGCGCCTTTAGCATCCACCCCGAAGCAGGTACCTATGCAAGCCTTGCCATGGGTATGAACGGCGTTGTCAGCGCCGTTGCCATACCTGTGATCTATCACTTATTTAATAAGTAA
- a CDS encoding (2Fe-2S)-binding protein translates to MAELNVNGKKYKLDVDPETPLLWVIREQVGLTGTKYGCGIGACGACTVLFEGQAIRSCAIPVSAAEGKKIETIESLEKNGQLSKVQKAWVDNQVPQCGYCQSGMVMATTALLRSTPKPTDAQIDAAITNICRCGTFQEVRAAIHAVSKA, encoded by the coding sequence ATGGCCGAACTAAATGTGAATGGCAAAAAGTACAAGCTGGATGTAGATCCAGAGACCCCTTTGCTTTGGGTAATCCGCGAACAAGTAGGATTGACTGGCACTAAATATGGTTGCGGCATTGGTGCATGCGGTGCTTGTACAGTCTTGTTCGAAGGTCAGGCTATCCGCAGTTGCGCAATTCCTGTTTCTGCTGCAGAAGGCAAAAAAATTGAGACCATTGAAAGTTTGGAAAAGAATGGTCAATTATCTAAAGTGCAAAAAGCTTGGGTTGATAACCAAGTTCCTCAGTGCGGTTATTGCCAGTCCGGTATGGTCATGGCTACTACAGCTTTGTTGCGCAGCACACCGAAGCCTACAGATGCGCAAATAGATGCAGCCATTACCAATATCTGCCGTTGCGGCACCTTCCAAGAAGTACGTGCAGCTATTCACGCTGTAAGCAAGGCTTAA
- a CDS encoding oxaloacetate decarboxylase yields the protein MTIHRTRFSERLAKPGLIVAPGVHEMVSLRLADRMNFDALYMTGYGTVASLLGLPDAGLATYTEMVGRVTAMAGMAKTPLIADGDTGYGGLLNVRHTMRGYEAAGAVAIQLEDQEFPKKCGHTPGRRVIPMQDMVKKIEVAVASRTDPQFKIIARTDARTTLGLDEALRRGDAYARAGADILFIESPETEDEMKRIGQTFPEHPLIANMVEKGRTPVLSKLALEELGYKIAIFPVTSLLASVQAMTKVYEHFKDTSSSINNPVDLYDFGDLSKLMGFEDVWEFEKRFVETK from the coding sequence ATGACTATTCACAGAACAAGATTTTCGGAACGACTTGCTAAGCCTGGTTTGATTGTTGCTCCAGGTGTACATGAAATGGTTTCGCTACGCCTCGCAGATCGAATGAATTTTGATGCCCTTTATATGACGGGTTATGGAACAGTTGCTTCTTTATTGGGATTACCAGATGCAGGCTTAGCAACTTATACAGAAATGGTTGGTCGCGTAACCGCGATGGCAGGTATGGCAAAGACGCCCTTGATTGCTGATGGTGATACTGGTTACGGGGGATTGCTAAATGTACGTCATACCATGCGGGGTTATGAGGCTGCAGGTGCTGTAGCTATACAGCTAGAAGATCAGGAATTTCCAAAGAAATGCGGTCATACACCTGGACGAAGAGTGATTCCAATGCAGGACATGGTGAAGAAGATTGAAGTGGCTGTAGCTTCGCGTACCGATCCACAGTTCAAAATTATTGCTAGAACAGATGCTAGGACAACTTTGGGATTGGATGAAGCGCTTCGACGCGGCGATGCATATGCCCGCGCTGGTGCGGATATCTTATTTATTGAATCCCCAGAGACTGAGGATGAGATGAAGCGTATTGGCCAAACCTTTCCAGAGCATCCCTTGATTGCCAACATGGTTGAAAAGGGTAGAACACCCGTTTTATCAAAGCTTGCTCTAGAGGAGTTGGGTTACAAGATTGCAATCTTTCCAGTCACATCCTTGCTAGCTTCTGTTCAGGCAATGACAAAAGTGTACGAGCACTTTAAAGACACTAGCTCATCAATCAATAATCCAGTGGACTTGTATGATTTCGGTGATCTCTCTAAGTTGATGGGTTTTGAGGATGTATGGGAGTTTGAAAAACGTTTTGTCGAGACTAAATAA
- the soxX gene encoding sulfur oxidation c-type cytochrome SoxX, translating to MRKRIALALTMLVILNLELAQAQVIQGDSIIESLSIEPGDPVRGRAIVASRQTGLCLLCHSGPFPEERFQGNLAPELKASVARLSPPQLRARIVNAAHFNPQTIMPSYYQAGNLNRVAPKFSGQTILSGKEIEDVIAFLVTLNN from the coding sequence ATGAGAAAGAGGATTGCGCTAGCGTTAACAATGCTAGTCATCCTCAATCTCGAACTTGCACAAGCTCAAGTTATTCAAGGGGATTCGATTATTGAATCCCTTTCTATTGAGCCTGGTGATCCAGTGCGTGGTCGAGCGATTGTGGCAAGTCGGCAAACCGGACTGTGTTTGCTGTGTCACAGCGGGCCCTTTCCGGAAGAGCGCTTTCAAGGCAACTTGGCTCCAGAGCTAAAAGCAAGCGTAGCCCGCTTGAGCCCACCTCAACTCAGGGCGCGCATTGTGAATGCAGCACATTTCAATCCGCAGACCATCATGCCTTCATATTATCAAGCAGGCAATCTGAATCGGGTTGCTCCTAAATTTTCTGGGCAGACCATATTGAGCGGTAAAGAGATAGAGGACGTCATTGCCTTTTTAGTGACATTGAATAATTAA
- a CDS encoding molybdopterin cofactor-binding domain-containing protein, giving the protein MTTNTNTSRRHFVIGSSAIATGLAIGFDLSFMSTAHAAMGTGATAMTPLATPEIGVWVVVKPNDDVVVRIVRSEMGQGTITGLAQMVAEELQCDWKKVSYDYPSPAENLKRKLVWGSYSTGGSRGIRTSEQYVRKGGAAARMMLIQAAANQWNVPAAECVAKDSVITHAPSGKKTTFGKVSVAASQLEVPKDVPLKDPKEWTLIGKSVNRIDGVSDKVTGKQIYAIDLKMPGMLVANIKESPVFGGKVKSYDATKAQSMKGVKKVVQVGDTAVAVVADTFWQAKTALDQVNIVWDNGSNGDVSSASIKKMLEEGLNANDAFTHNSNGDVKAAMSSASKTLEATYFYPFLNHATLEPQTATAKWTADSCEAWVPTQDGEASLAAVIAASGLPAEKCNVYKVNLGGGFGRRGAFQDYTTQAVNIAKQMPGTPIKLIWTREEDMTQGRYHPVMMCKMSAAIDDKKNVTAVNMRLSGQSILAAVRPAVVAANKGKDPLAFQGVEPLGEHGITYSFPNLNIDHAMRNTHVPPGFWRGVNVNQNAVFIETFMDEMAEATGTDAVEFRRKHMDKFPRAVAVLNAVADGIGWNTPAKPGVFRGVAQMRSFGSYVAAACELSVTNGNEVKIHRIVAATDPGYVVNPAQVARQVSGSFVYGLSALFEEEITIEKGAVVQKNFDTFNSIRLSQMPKVETIIIQGGGKDWGGVGEPTIAVAAPAVLNAIYRATGKRLRTVPLKNSGMKLV; this is encoded by the coding sequence ATGACTACAAATACAAATACTTCCCGCCGCCACTTTGTTATCGGCTCTAGTGCAATTGCCACTGGGCTAGCAATTGGTTTTGATCTCTCCTTCATGTCCACAGCTCATGCTGCAATGGGTACTGGCGCAACTGCAATGACTCCATTGGCTACACCTGAAATTGGTGTGTGGGTTGTTGTTAAGCCAAATGATGATGTGGTCGTTCGAATCGTTCGCTCTGAAATGGGTCAAGGCACTATTACTGGCTTGGCGCAGATGGTTGCTGAAGAGTTGCAGTGCGATTGGAAAAAAGTGTCTTATGACTACCCATCTCCTGCAGAAAATTTGAAGCGCAAGCTTGTATGGGGCAGCTATTCAACAGGCGGTAGCCGTGGTATTCGTACTTCCGAACAATATGTTCGCAAAGGCGGTGCCGCAGCACGCATGATGTTGATTCAGGCTGCTGCCAATCAATGGAATGTTCCGGCTGCAGAGTGTGTTGCAAAAGACAGTGTTATTACTCATGCACCGTCTGGCAAGAAAACAACTTTCGGTAAGGTGTCTGTCGCAGCATCTCAGTTAGAGGTGCCAAAAGATGTGCCGTTGAAAGATCCCAAAGAGTGGACTCTCATTGGTAAGTCTGTGAACCGTATTGATGGTGTCTCTGACAAGGTTACCGGCAAACAGATCTATGCAATCGATTTAAAGATGCCAGGTATGTTGGTGGCCAACATCAAGGAATCCCCGGTATTTGGCGGCAAAGTAAAGAGCTACGACGCTACCAAAGCCCAGAGTATGAAGGGCGTTAAGAAAGTGGTCCAGGTTGGCGACACAGCAGTAGCGGTTGTTGCAGATACATTTTGGCAGGCTAAAACTGCCTTAGACCAAGTCAACATTGTTTGGGATAACGGTTCAAATGGGGATGTCTCTAGCGCTAGTATTAAAAAGATGCTGGAAGAGGGACTCAATGCAAATGATGCATTTACTCATAACTCGAATGGCGATGTAAAAGCGGCCATGTCAAGCGCATCTAAGACATTGGAAGCGACGTATTTTTACCCATTCTTGAATCATGCAACGCTGGAGCCACAAACCGCTACTGCCAAGTGGACTGCAGATTCTTGCGAGGCTTGGGTGCCAACTCAGGACGGTGAGGCATCATTGGCTGCAGTAATTGCAGCGTCTGGATTGCCTGCTGAAAAATGCAATGTGTACAAAGTGAACTTGGGCGGAGGCTTTGGTCGCCGTGGCGCTTTCCAGGATTACACAACACAAGCGGTGAATATTGCTAAGCAAATGCCAGGCACACCAATTAAGTTAATTTGGACTCGCGAAGAGGATATGACGCAAGGTCGTTACCATCCCGTCATGATGTGCAAGATGTCTGCGGCAATCGATGACAAAAAGAATGTGACAGCAGTCAATATGCGCTTATCCGGTCAATCTATTTTGGCTGCCGTTCGTCCAGCAGTAGTGGCGGCAAATAAGGGCAAGGATCCTTTGGCATTCCAAGGTGTTGAGCCATTGGGTGAGCATGGCATTACATACAGTTTCCCAAATCTCAATATTGATCATGCCATGCGCAATACTCACGTGCCGCCTGGATTTTGGCGTGGTGTGAACGTGAATCAAAATGCGGTTTTTATTGAAACCTTCATGGATGAAATGGCTGAAGCCACTGGCACTGATGCTGTTGAGTTCCGCCGTAAGCATATGGATAAATTTCCTCGTGCTGTAGCGGTATTGAATGCTGTTGCTGATGGCATCGGCTGGAATACCCCAGCTAAACCAGGCGTATTTCGTGGCGTAGCTCAAATGCGCTCATTTGGTAGTTATGTGGCTGCTGCTTGTGAGCTTTCAGTGACCAACGGTAATGAGGTGAAGATTCATCGCATTGTTGCCGCTACTGACCCAGGTTATGTCGTTAATCCTGCACAAGTTGCACGTCAAGTATCAGGCTCCTTTGTCTACGGCTTGTCCGCTTTATTTGAAGAAGAGATCACGATTGAAAAAGGCGCTGTTGTACAAAAGAACTTTGACACCTTTAATTCAATCCGCCTCTCACAGATGCCTAAAGTTGAAACCATCATCATTCAAGGTGGCGGTAAAGATTGGGGTGGGGTTGGGGAGCCAACTATTGCGGTAGCTGCACCTGCGGTTCTCAATGCTATTTATCGTGCAACTGGCAAACGTCTGCGTACGGTTCCTCTGAAAAACAGCGGTATGAAGCTGGTTTAA
- a CDS encoding thiosulfate oxidation carrier complex protein SoxZ codes for MSKTSRTSITMPATAKKNSIIEIRAIAQHDMESGFRYTEGGKLIPRDIIRTFTCTYNNVEVFKADFYSGIGANPLIIFTTVAVESGTLEFKWVGDGGYEAVNQARITVS; via the coding sequence ATGAGTAAAACTTCCCGTACATCTATCACCATGCCCGCAACGGCGAAGAAAAATTCCATTATTGAGATTCGTGCGATTGCGCAGCACGATATGGAGTCAGGATTTCGTTATACCGAAGGTGGTAAGCTAATTCCTCGTGACATTATTCGCACCTTTACTTGTACTTACAATAATGTAGAGGTATTCAAGGCAGATTTTTATTCCGGCATTGGTGCAAACCCATTAATCATCTTCACTACAGTAGCAGTGGAGTCCGGAACCCTTGAATTTAAGTGGGTTGGGGACGGTGGCTATGAAGCTGTTAACCAAGCACGTATTACAGTTTCGTGA